AACTTTCTGCTTCAGGCTGATATTATGATTCTTAATGTCACACAAATGATTTTTTAAGTCAAAAGAACCCTACTGCTATAATGACAATTATCCAGCTCTTTATAATAGCATCTTTATGTGTAACACGCCAGTTATTTCCTCCTGATGTCTTATTTCTATGGAAGTTAATAATGTGTACCTAGAAAAATCACATTCATTTATACAGTCTTTGTGGCAACCTGTGGTCAGCCTATGAGTCCTGTAAAGCTCTCCCTGAAGGCGTAACCTCGCCTGGCTTTCAGGGCGAGTGTGCAGGCTGCGTGCTGTACAGGGTCAGCCTGTGAATCTCATTGCAAAACCCGGGTCAAAACAGGTCTCAGCACAGTCATAGAAGGAGTTTTGCTGTTCATTCCaaaaaggagctgcagagatACAAACATTCGGCTTTGTTCAGAGCCAaacagccagcagccagggtggGGAAAGAGTGGTGGTGGGGGGAGTTGTGTGTTTGAATTGGATGTGAACGGTTATGCCTGGGCTGCATTTGGAGTCCTGGCACTGCAAGGCTGGTGAATTAATCCTGCCGTAGGCAGCCCTGGCAAGGCCTTAGCTGGAGTACTACTGTGTCCAGTCTCGTGCCCTGCCTTCCAAAAGCAACATGGCCCATTTGGCAAGGACCCGGAGGCAGGAATTGCAAGAGGTTTAAAGAACATGACCTAAAAGGACAGAGCCAGGATTGCCCAGTCTGGGGTTGGGAAAATGGTAGGAAAACAAGAATACAGCACCCTCAAATAAAAAGtagcgggggggtggggggtgagacAAGTAAGAGGCTCAACCTGTAGCAGGCATTTAATCAGACAGTGTGAGTATCTCTCCGGAGGAGGCCACTGTGCTCCAGAGCAGAATGCCACCCCTGGGGGAGTTGAGGGCAACTTAGACAAACCAGCCCAGCCCTCGCCGGAGGAGCCGCCGTCagccgcgggccgggccgctcGGGCTGGCACTGGCCCCACCGGTGGCCGCTCCGCAGCAGCCGGCCGAGGCGCGGGCCGGCCCTTGGGGCGACGAACCCCTCTTTGAAGCCGCCTCGAGCGAGGCTTTGCTGCCTGTGCTGACCGCCGGACGCGTCCTGCGTGCCTTGTGCTGGCGATTAAACCCCGCTCAGGCAGCGGCGGTTCACCCTACCGGCGGGGACACCCGCACTGCGGCCGATGTGGCCGTACCGGGCCAGCGGACCCCGCACCACGGCTGGGCTGCCCGCTGCCTCCAGGCGGCAACGCCGGGCACCGCGCTCCGCGGACCCGCAGAGCGTCCCGGCCCAGCGCCGGCCCCTTCCCCCGAGCCCCCGCCTCGCCCGGGGGAaggggcccgggcccggccccggcagccGGCTCGGCGGGCCGCGGCTCGGGCCGGTGGcagcggcgggggccggggcccggcgccccggggccgcggcggggcagggcggcggcGCCTGAGCGGGGCGGGGAGGCCCCACAGCCGGTTCCCTCTTTGCCCGGCGTGTGATTGGCGGCGGCTCCGGAGCTGCCTACCGCCGGCCATGGAGCCTCCCCTCCGGCCCCCGGCCCGCTCCGCTTCCTGCTGAGGAAAACACCTGTCCGgagccggggccgcggccgcgccgCTGCGGTGAGTAGCTCCGTCCCGGgcgccggcgggggcggcctGCGGACCCTGCCCCCGGCCAGCGCTGCCCGAGGCCCGGGCTCGCAGGTGGCGGCGGGGGCGCAgggccggggcggcgcggcccggctcCCCGCGGTGGCGGTGGGCAGCCCCGCCCGGCCGGCTCCCCGCGGCTCCCGGCTGCCTCGCCGGGCTGGGCGCGGCTCGCCCTCATGCGGAGCCGCTGCTGCTCCCgcgggcgctgcggggcggcgcggcccggccgccatctcggggcggcgggcgggcggggcgggtgCGGCCTCAGggcccggccggcggggccgggtgAGGCAGGCGGCCTCGGCCCGCTGCTCCCCGCCGCGCCGAGGCTGCCGGGCTGGGCGCAAGCGGAGCGCTTGGGCCAGAGCCCCCTTCCAGCCGGGCAGGTGTGACTGCCCGCGGTCAGCCCGCAGCGGCCGCTGCAGCCCCCACCGCCGCGCCCTGGGCTGCCCGGCCTTGGCTCCAAGCGGCCCGGCTCCCCGCGCACAGCCAGGCCCGAGCAGGAGTTACAGGTGTGGTGCGGAACCTGCCGAGGGAACTGCTGGAGTGCCGGATAACACGGTGCAAAGCGAAGGAGCATGCTAGACAGCCGTAACAGTTCCCACGGGTCTTACGATCCATGAGTCATCTCTGCTACAGCGCGGGTTTTAAACAACAACTGTGTTTCCTTATCCAACAAATAATAACCTCTTGTGACTATCCAGTACGTGTAGACTGTAAAACCTTCCCCCACCACAAATCACCTGAAATAACAGCCGAGGGCATTTGGGAGCTGGTGTCGGTCACAGCTGCCATCTACCCGCCTTGAGCTCTGCAAAGTGTTGGGCTGAAGGCAGATGGCCCAGTCACTTGTGTCACTCTGGCTAACCAGAGCTTTGCCAAAATCCTTACCCAAGTTTTCGGAATCAGCTAGAAGTCACTGTTCGTTCCAGGAGTGCCCCCCAATAGGTATCTCTTGCAGAAACCAAAATATTCAATGGTCTGTagtgaaggggggggggggctgaaaGTATTGCAGCCGTAACAGGCATCTGATTGACTCGACAACCTCCTGACCAAGATGTTGTGCTTTATCTGCTGATTTGTGTACTTTTTGATTAAGAATGTGACTGTATTATCTATGAAGTTTACTAGCTAATGGGAACCTGCTCTGATTTAATTCCCATGAGAGCTACTAGTTGCTGGAGAAGTCCACAAAAGAATCAAGCAAAGTGGGTTTGGCAGTTGTGTTCATGCTTAGGGTATCTTGCCTATGTAGTTCAGCACTGGATCATCGCAGATGTAGGGAAGATACACTGTACTCCTACCCAGCAAACGCAAAGCAGTCCTCTGCTACAAGACAGTGCTGGCGAGTAGATACGGTATGCTGCTTGGAAAACTTCAGGTCATGTACGGTCATTTTCGTTCTGgttctttttctaatttatctTTAAACTTTGTGAATATTAACGCATTATTATGTTTGCATAATGTGTGCATGAGGTGAGACTTACTCCAACAGAAGTGCCTGCTTTCTTGCAGGTTATATTGTCTGGGAAAAAGTTCACACTAAAGTGAAAAGAATAATTGTAAAATAAGGTTTTCGCATAGTGGATTAAGGCAGAAGCAGGAACTAGTATAGAATAAGCATTAAAATAACCAATGAAGAATAAGTAACTGGTAAAACTCTTAACACAGTCCCAACAAAGCAGTGAAGCTTGACAGATAATCTGGAATTTTTTTGTAGCAGAATATGCAAAGTAATTAATGATAGTAACACATTGTCTCTTTAAAGCATCTAACAGCCAGTGTTTTCAAATCATTTAACAAGTTTACTCATGAATTTATCTCCTAATCCTGCTGTGAATTATGTTTCAGTCTCGGTTACCGTAAACTGCGCTGGCTccattcccttcccttctcttccctcccctgccaaACCACTTCTGGCAGTGATGAGTCAGATCAAGGAACTGATCCAGCTGAAAATTAACCAAATTTTGTGGTTGTTCTTGTTATGATCAGTTTGCTGACCTGAGTGATGTGATAGGAATACGACTGAAGACAAAGGCAAGTCTGTTTGCTTGTCTTAGCTACCTTTTACAGgcccacctcctcctgctctaTTGCATCCCATCAGGATTCGTGGACCAGTGGTACCACAGTTCTAATACAGGGAAATTCGGGGTTGATGAGGCCTATCAGAATTATAAATTTAAAAgagtgattttttaaaattttgtggtGGTGTTGTTGCAGTAGGCATATAGAAGTGTCAATACTCTTTAAGCAATGCTTAGGCATGACAAAGGTTTCAGGAAGTTCTTTTAAATGATTTTCCATTATAAACATCAAAGTTTTCTGATGCATATCCATGAGAAAATACTGTCTTGTCATGGCTACACATGGATTAGTAGAAAACAGATACAATTTGGTGTCACCCTCTGAATGAGGACACTTTTATGTCTGTCATTGCAGAGACTGATTAGAGACAGTCATCCCTCCAAGAATTGGCTTTTAAAGGGTCAGAGCTGAACTGGAGATGGAGACTGGACTGGACTGGATTGGCCTAGACATGACAGGTCACAGCCCAAATGaatgtgggagaagagacagtCTTGTATGGGCGGTTACACAAGTGTCATACATTTTGCATTGTATCTGCTGCAATTTGAGGGGGAATATCTGAACCTTTCACAATATTGCTCTACCTGTCTTTTTAAGTGGATAAGTGTGTCAAACAATTACATTTCTTGAGCAATGTACAGTTTTCTGCTGTCTGAGGTAGCGTTGCTGCCTTTGATTGTCTTGATAGTCTTGGTCAATGGGGTAGCGCTAGAATAGCTTAGCAGGAGATGGAATATTTGAGTATATGTGTTTGAAAAATTGATCTTTACGTGTATAGCATATGGTGGCAAGATGAGGGTATTTTAAATCAGTATGCTTTCTTAGCTCTGGCAAAACCCAATGAAATTGGCCCAGGTTTACTTAATAGGGTCAGCACAACTTCTAGAATGAGggatatttgcaaaaaaatctaTGTAGCCTGTTGGTgtgacccccccacccccccttacTGCTAGTTACTTatgtttaattgaaaaataagcaACATGTTTTAGAGATTATACTTCAGAAGACAGATTCTGAAAAAGCCTTGCAAAGGTAAGCTCTCCAAAGTCAAGAAATTTGAAAACacaggttttgaaaaataaattttccccTTCAGCATTACTCCTTTTCCTACCCCTccagctccttttcctttttatgtgaAACTGTCTGCTTCCATCTTCTCCGTCATCTTGGGCACTGCCATGAAGGTTGCAGGTGCTCAAGTTTTCCAGCAACTGAGTGCTTTTTTCAGATGAGAGGACGTCCAGAGGGTAAAGTGGTGTCTAGTGCTGAGATGCCCCAGAGACTGGCTGATGAATGCTGACAGGCTGCACATATGCAGAGGATGAGTGTTGGAGATGTCTTGGGCAAGATGGGTAGATTTCGTGgcagtgacaaaatgtttgggGCAACTTCACCAGTGCCTTGCGAAGTTCCAAATCCTGGCTCTAAAAGATAGAGGGAGCTAAGACTGAGTATGTTTTCCTCAAACTcacttcctgaaaaaaagaaccTCTAAAAAGAAGTCAGTCTTAGCTGAGAAGCAAGATGATGCTCTGATAAAGAAAAGCTACATCTATGGTGGAGGGTattctctggggttttttttaactttggcaaaatctgaaaatttcaGAGGTTGTAAGCAGCATATTGGAGGCAGGTAAGagactcagattttttttttttgccaataCAGagagcccttttttttttccccctcctttttaaTAAGAAAGGTGCCTTACAAGATAGGAAGCAtgcatatgttaaaaaaaaaaccaaacaacaaaacaaatacatcacCATTTCACTGTTGCTAAAAGACTTCTCagttgtttcagatttttttttctcaaaaatcttaatttttgtaGGCTATGTACTGCTGTAGGATATGTTACTGCTCTTCAAAATGGTCAGTGTTTCACTGGAAAAGTCATAAAGAAAAGGGATACAATTAGaggattttctgtcttttctttctgatttgtacatgttttccaattttttcctgtggggattttttttagtaaagGAACAGCTCTTCAGGTTGTAGTTAACCACAAGGATTAGGGTTTAAAGGCCATAGTTTAAATTCTtcccaaattttaaaatatcatattTAGTGGATTTCACTGTGTGTTTTTAATCATAAATGAGTGAGTTGAAAATATTAGGAGGAAGATGACCTGGCAGTTCTATTGCTGAGTTTACCCTGCAAGATACCTTGGCAGTACAGAGACTGGCTTTAAAAACTCGCAGGGGTTTAAGTTGGGAGACCTCAAAGGGCTAtcaacatgaaaacaaaaataaggaaacattGCGGATTTAATTGTCTTTTAtctactatttttatttaactctTTTATAAAGTAGTTAGGCTCTCCAAAatatactgtttttaaaatgttttatttggatTCATTAGATTTATTGCCTGGGTTATTCTTAggtgtttttaaaaggctttaagCATGtcttctgtgcatgtgtgttaaAATTAAATCGGTGTACTGttagtgtatttttaatgttgtaacaggaaaagcattctgacctttttttaaatgagcaatCATATGTATAATCAACTTGGTTAAAACTTCCTTCCTGGTAAGTGCAGCACTTCCTTTGCATCTGGATATGAAGGcgagcaagaaaagcagaacaacttaaacaaagaatttctttttttgtgaatgatcttcctttaaaaatataggAAATTCAGCTATAAAACAAATGAATCTTCTTCAGCAATTCAGCCTTTATTTTATAAGCAGGtaatatttctttgttctttgtcaGTTATAGAGGTGGTGCGTCCATAGTTGTTGCTTTCCGGAActtgaaaaaagaattttagttAGCATGCTATGTTGTTTCAGTTTAACCTTTTACATTTTCATCTTATTATTTTGTTATCTGCTAAGGCATTGGTATATTTGATTTAGTTTTTCCAGCAGTTAAGAGAAAGATTTTGTGTATAAAAAGCGTTGTCTGGAAAAGTTCAGTGTGTTTCTGTAACTTAGCTTGTGCAACCATGCTCGGTCAGTGCTGCCTTCCTCTTCCAAGCTTTCAGTGAATAATTACCACTTTAACATTGTTCAGTGAGGATTAACtgtaacagtattttttgtttactgAAAGCTGATAAGGTAGGCCATTCTTGTTCGATGTTGTTTTACAGGTGTTCTAGGTGTGATTTGGTTTATAGAGTAATAAATCAGCATCAGcttgggaggtttttttcttcgGTAACAAACTATTTGTTTATACTTGAagtatttactttaaaaatggatgGATGTTATCAGTCTGGTGAGTTGATTTAGTTTAAATAAGCACATTATGCATACTAGGCTTGAATTTAGAGGCGTGTTAAATACCTGTCTTCAGAAGTAGTCCCTGACTTTTGAATCCTAAGGGCTTTTTTTGGTGTAAGTCTTATTCCTCATCGCTAAAAAGAGAGGCAGAGGAAAGTGGGAGTAGGCTCACCTCTGTCCAGCCTGCAAACAAATTGCTtgatgttttgctttcctggagCTTGGTAGGGCCACTTTCTGCTCGTAGACAGTAGCATGGCTTTTGATTTCTATGAAAATACACTTATGTTAATATCAGCAGCATCAAAACAGAGGAGGCAGCAGAATAATCAGTGCTTGAGCAATAGAAGCAAGAACAGATCATTATGGAGGAAATACAGAGTCAGACTGCTTATCCTTGGTGAAATCTGGGAAGGCTGTTTAAGAGctctgttttaattattaaatcaCTGGAgggttggtgttttgttgttgggtttttttgggggttttttgtttttttttttaatatttggtaTTGAATTGAATATATTACATCTGAGGTGGTTTATGTAAGTCAAGTATTTGTGACCAGAAAATCAGGGGAAATataaaaagcatatatataGCAGGATTCTGACTGGCCTGTGATTTTAAttaagaagatttaaaaaagaagagtaaagaaaaatgtaaatgagaaaCTAATCAAGTATTTGTATGTTTTGCTAGATTTCTTCTGGCATGGAGTTGGGGGATTATGAACAGCCTGTTGTTatgagagaggaaaacaaacgAAGGAGAAGAAGAATGAAACCTCATTGTACATCGAGTAGTTTGTCATCAATGGAACTGATATCCATTGAATTCATTTTACCTACAAGCAACAAACATACTAAAGTACCGGAAATGATGTTACTTGAAATAGCTGGCAACTGTACAGTCGAGCaaatgaaagcacagatttggaTGCGTGCAATAGAGATGAGTCAAACCACAGACTTCTACCATGCGTTCACCCCAGATCAATTTATTCTGCAGTACCAGAAGAAAGGGCAGTGGTATGAAATTTATGATAAACATCAAGTATTACAGACCTTGGACTGCATACTGTACTGGAAAGTACTACAGAAAAAGGTAGGCAAGATCTATGTTGTCCAGAAACAGAAACCATCAGAAGAAGTTCAGGAATTTCAGCGGCAACTTAACAATTTAATTGGTTATGACGTCACTGATGTAAGCAATGTGCATGATGATGAACTAGAATTTACCCGTCGCAGATTAGTCACTCCACGAATGATAGAGGTAGCCTGTAGAGATCCTAAATTGTATGCAATGCACCCATGGACTACATCTAAGCCACTCccagaatatttatttaaaaagatcactaataataacattttcataaaCATACATAGAGGAACAACTAGCCAAAAAATTAAAGTGTCGATAGATGACACTCCAGATACGATTCTCCACAGCTTTTTCacaaaaatggcaaagaaaaagtctttgatGGACATTCCTGAAGATCATAGCGAACTGGATTTTGTTCTCAGGATTTGTGGCAGAGATGAGTACATTACTGGAGAGACACCAATCAAAGATTTTCACTGGATAAGACAGTGCCTTAAGAATGGGGAAGAAATCCACCTCGTCTTAGACAACCCCCCTGACCCGAGTGAGGATGAGGTTCAGAAGGAGGAGTGGCCCTTGGTGGATGACTGTACAGGAGTTACAGGTTATCACGAACAGTTGACTATAGATGGAAAAGATCATGAGAGAGTCTTCACTATCTCTTTGTGGGATTGTAATAGGAAATTTAGGGTGAAAATAATTGGCATTGATATTCCAGTTTTACCGAGAAATACTGATCTTACTGTGTTTGTGGAGGCTAACATTCAACATGGGCAGCAGCTCCTTTCACAGAGGAGGACTTCATCAAAGCCTTTTACTGAGGAGGTTCTGTGGAATATTTGGTTGGAGTTTGATATCAAAATCAAAGATTTGCCTAAAGGAGCACTCCTGAATCTTCAGATATACTGCGGCAAAGCACAGGGACTGTCCACAAAGACCAACCTTCAGTCACATGAGTCCCCCAACTCTGATTCCAAATGCAAAACTCAGCTTCTCTATTATGTAAATCTTTTGTTGATAGATCACCGTTTCTTGCTACGCAGTGGGGAGTATGTGCTCCACATGTGGAAAATTCCAGGCAAGGGAGAAGAACAAGGAAGTATCAATGCAGACAAACTCACATCAGCAACTAACCCAGATAAAGAAAACTCAATGGCTATCTCTATTGTGCTGGACAAATATTGTCACCCAATTGCCTTGCCCAAGCACAGGATAACATCAGACTCCCAGGGCGACAGGACACGAGCTGAAATGCCCAACCAGCTTCGCAAGCAACTTGAAGAGATCATAGCAACTGACCCACTTAATCCACTTTCTCCTGAGGACAAAGAACTGTTGTGGCACTTTAGATATGAAAGCATAAAGCACCCCAAGGCATATCCTAAGCTGCTTAGCtctgtgaaatggggacaacAAGAAATCGTGGCCAAAACATACCAGTTGCTAGCTAAGAAGGAGGTTTGGGATCAAAGCACTTTAGATGTTGGACTCACAATGCAACTTCTAGACTGTAACTTTTCGGATGAAAACGTCCGAGCAATGGCAGTTCAGAAACTAGAAAGTTTAGAAGATGATGATGTTCTTCATTATCTTTTACAGCTTGTGCAGGTAAGGTGTATTTGCATGCTTGAACTCTGCCTTCTGGGAATGTTTGCATGACCCCATCATCATTCCCCTGTTGGTAACACTAGTTAGTAATCCCTGGTTTTGAAGTCTCCGGCATTTAGTCAAAGCAGTGGTAGTAACCAAATTAACCCAAAACACACTTTCTACATTTCACCTTTTGCctgtgttgttatttttatgttactGTAGGCTTGTGTCTTACAGTTCATATCTTGCATTTACAGTAGTACGTTTTTCTGGAAATTGTCAACACTAGCACAGTTATGATGGGAGCAAAGCCTAACTGTGCTGTCTCTAATTCTGTTCTTATCAGGTCTGAATCACACAGCATTGAAGAATTTTTGACCAGCTGTAGCAATATTTAGAAAGAGTTTAGacagaaagaaagtaaaagcagaTGTTGACATGGGCAAAGCCTGAAGATCAACCTGGGGTTGGGTTTTAGGTCAAGAATAACTGTGTAGTTACACAGCATGTTGCAGTGACTTCAGTCTTTTACTTATAAGGGCACCAGATTTAACtagaaacttctaaaaaattttaaaaagtaaataaattgttGCTAGGACCCCATAGTAAGATTAATTCATTCTGGGAAGTTGGGTGAAAAATTGTGGTTTTAAAGACAGTGAATCACCACTGTATCGATTTGAAGCGTTTATATCAGTTATACAAGAAAATcggtttgtttgcttttttgcaaCACAGTGCTagagctgggcagcctgtcaGCGGTAAAGTTGTGTCTGATGGCTGATGAAAGGTGTAGCCCTGCAGTTCTTCCTGGTAAATGCATCCCCTGAAGCAAGGCAGCACCGCAGGCTTCCCAGCACCTGGCAGGGCACTGGTTCCTGAGGaaaggctgttgccctgcagagcaggaaacactttttcagaGAATCAGAGGACAAAATTggcattcaaaattaaaaaaaaaaagaaaaaaaaaaggaactgctGCAGTCAGGGAAACTGCGGGATTGggcttttaatttctgtgggtTCAGAGAGAGCCCGGGTTCCCAGGAAAATGAAGttagtatttcagattttgctGCACATCAGTAGTGCTTTAAACAAAGCCTTCTTAGTCTTGTCTTTGCTTGTCTGAAGATTAGGCTCCCCAGGCAGAATTTATGCACTTCTGCATTAACCAAGGGAGTTGCTACGGTTACCTCATTGGGCCTCCCACGTAGCTACTGCTATATATATGCTTGGCTTGTGAGCTTTTGCTGTCTACATGTGGCTCAGCAATTTTATTCGCTTTTATATCCAAATTAGGAGTTTGGGATGGTGATTCGTTGATATCAAAGTGCCTGAGAGAATGGGGGAAATACTAGGGTTTCTACCATTtgtttttgaaattatttgttttcaggaaatacAGATCTggagagttttaaaaataaatctctctaACAGTAATTTAACTTACTGTAGCATAAAATCATAGTAGCTTAACTTCATTTTTAGTAAGACATgtagtaagaaataaaaagattgcCATcccccaaaaggaaaaaaaatactagatcCCAGCTTTTacctctctgctccttccttgctttccttccttggCTAACAACAGAGCATGGGCCATCAGCATCCTGCAGGAAATTTATTGGTACCACAGTGTATTTGAAAATCCAAATTTTTGGGAGAATGGATGTCAGCCATTCCTGTGCTCTAATGGACACATCTGAGATGCCTCTTCTGCAAACAATCATCACTTTTCATGTGCATGCCTTCATGAAAGCTTTATGGCTTATTTCACTCTGCAAAGGATATTCCCGTTTTACCTCCCATTCGAGTTAGAAAtcaaacaaacattttatttccccccACATTTATCCCAAATGGAAGCAGCCATGCCATAAATAAACCTATTGAGTTTTCTATAAAGATCTGTTGTTCTCTGTGCAGTTGATAAAACATGGATAGGATAGTTAAAGTACAGCACAATCCATTTTAAACCAAACACCAACGACTGTACTGGTTGTATATGGCAGTGAGTAAAGCTCTTCTGCTGAATTGACAAGAAAAGGTATGTGCAGGGACCTGATGGAGTGCCAGCGAATGGGTTTTAATGGGTAGCTTTTATTATTGCTCTTCAAATGCTGATATTTGACTTTGTGGGGCaataagaagaagaaaaaaagaaaaatgtgattgacttttaaaataattatatctAAAACTTAAGCATAATAAGGATGCGcataataattttttctaatactatgttaaaatacatttgctaCCTTTAATCTAATGAGGTTTTGTTCTGAAGCAATGGCCGGTTGCTTGGCTGTATTTCATTCTTAAATTGTTTTTCAGGGATATACACCAAGAACATTCAGTAAAGTATATACCAGAATTAGTTTTTTACTAGGCTTTCTTGGAACTGTAAGCAGATCTGTTTGAATTTATGTAATAATTATTGCTTTTGAGTGCCTTATTGcagtgaaaaataacttttattaaaaacGCCTTGTATCTCATAATGCCGTACACAAAGTAAAAGGgtctatatattttaaaatcagtttacGTTTATGAGTTCTCATTATCTTTCCTAAATAAGATGGTGTTGCTTGGGGAGATAAAGCAGTATTGCAGAGATGGTCAAGACAGTTCTTGCAGAATTAAGGAACTGTAGAAGGGCAAGTTTGGTGCTTGGCTTTCTTGTCTGTCTGTTCgccagcagctggaaagaaCAAGTCTTTGTAACATTTTTGTAAGTTGGTTCATTCTAGAAATTTGGCTGTAAAAGCttgggttgtggggtttttttcctttttttttttttcttttttttttctgttgaataaaCCCATAGGACAATTTACTATTTCAGAAATAGTGttgatattttaataataaaaactaCAACTGTGTGCTGCAGTACTTGTAAGAGTTTATAAAACCCTATCATGAGTTTGATGAATTTAGTAGACCTCTGCTGATGGCTCGGTTGCTTCTTTGCAAGCTGCAGACCAAAGTGATCTTGAAAGAGCCATTATATTCTGTTGAAGAACTATCGCTAGAAGTTTGCATACTTTGTTGCTTCTGAAAGCTGAGCATACTACATGCACCCAGCTCTCTGCACATCCCTTTGTTTTCCCTTAATCTTTCTAGTGCCTCTTCCTGGTGCTCTGTTTCCAGAACCTGAAGCCATTCACCAGCCCCCTCAGTCCACAACAGGAATTTTGTGACTGTTCCAGAGACTGTATGcttcttatttctcttttcttgccaTGAGATATACatgcatactttttttcctgccattaATCTTAATAGAAATCTTTTATAAACTTAAGTCCCTCAAGCAACAGGGAagaagctgctggaaaaaacaCTTGAAGTGGACAAGTTCCCTGGTACAGCCCAGTACCTAGAAGTATGATAATTCTTTGGCAGACCAATTCGCTTGGTtattggggtgggggagagaataacagcaaaaaaagtcCAATCCT
The Falco peregrinus isolate bFalPer1 chromosome 6, bFalPer1.pri, whole genome shotgun sequence genome window above contains:
- the PIK3CG gene encoding phosphatidylinositol 4,5-bisphosphate 3-kinase catalytic subunit gamma isoform isoform X4: MDVISLISSGMELGDYEQPVVMREENKRRRRRMKPHCTSSSLSSMELISIEFILPTSNKHTKVPEMMLLEIAGNCTVEQMKAQIWMRAIEMSQTTDFYHAFTPDQFILQYQKKGQWYEIYDKHQVLQTLDCILYWKVLQKKVGKIYVVQKQKPSEEVQEFQRQLNNLIGYDVTDVSNVHDDELEFTRRRLVTPRMIEVACRDPKLYAMHPWTTSKPLPEYLFKKITNNNIFINIHRGTTSQKIKVSIDDTPDTILHSFFTKMAKKKSLMDIPEDHSELDFVLRICGRDEYITGETPIKDFHWIRQCLKNGEEIHLVLDNPPDPSEDEVQKEEWPLVDDCTGVTGYHEQLTIDGKDHERVFTISLWDCNRKFRVKIIGIDIPVLPRNTDLTVFVEANIQHGQQLLSQRRTSSKPFTEEVLWNIWLEFDIKIKDLPKGALLNLQIYCGKAQGLSTKTNLQSHESPNSDSKCKTQLLYYVNLLLIDHRFLLRSGEYVLHMWKIPGKGEEQGSINADKLTSATNPDKENSMAISIVLDKYCHPIALPKHRITSDSQGDRTRAEMPNQLRKQLEEIIATDPLNPLSPEDKELLWHFRYESIKHPKAYPKLLSSVKWGQQEIVAKTYQLLAKKEVWDQSTLDVGLTMQLLDCNFSDENVRAMAVQKLESLEDDDVLHYLLQLVQAVKFEPYHDSALARFLLKRGLRNKRIGHFLFWFLRSEIAQSMHYQQRFAVILEAYLRGCGKAMLHDFMKQVQVIELLHKVTMEIKSVSAEKYDVTSQVIAQLRQKLEKLQSSKLPESFRVPYDPGLRAGALVIEKCKVMASKKKPLWLEFKCADPTALSNETIGIIFKHGDDLRQDMLILQILRIMESIWEAESLDLCLLPYGCISTGNKIGMIEIVKDATTIAKIQQSTVGNTGAFKDEILNQWLKERCMIEEKFQAAVERFVYSCAGYCVATFVLGIGDRHNDNIMITETVSRSKI
- the PIK3CG gene encoding phosphatidylinositol 4,5-bisphosphate 3-kinase catalytic subunit gamma isoform isoform X1, yielding MDVISLISSGMELGDYEQPVVMREENKRRRRRMKPHCTSSSLSSMELISIEFILPTSNKHTKVPEMMLLEIAGNCTVEQMKAQIWMRAIEMSQTTDFYHAFTPDQFILQYQKKGQWYEIYDKHQVLQTLDCILYWKVLQKKVGKIYVVQKQKPSEEVQEFQRQLNNLIGYDVTDVSNVHDDELEFTRRRLVTPRMIEVACRDPKLYAMHPWTTSKPLPEYLFKKITNNNIFINIHRGTTSQKIKVSIDDTPDTILHSFFTKMAKKKSLMDIPEDHSELDFVLRICGRDEYITGETPIKDFHWIRQCLKNGEEIHLVLDNPPDPSEDEVQKEEWPLVDDCTGVTGYHEQLTIDGKDHERVFTISLWDCNRKFRVKIIGIDIPVLPRNTDLTVFVEANIQHGQQLLSQRRTSSKPFTEEVLWNIWLEFDIKIKDLPKGALLNLQIYCGKAQGLSTKTNLQSHESPNSDSKCKTQLLYYVNLLLIDHRFLLRSGEYVLHMWKIPGKGEEQGSINADKLTSATNPDKENSMAISIVLDKYCHPIALPKHRITSDSQGDRTRAEMPNQLRKQLEEIIATDPLNPLSPEDKELLWHFRYESIKHPKAYPKLLSSVKWGQQEIVAKTYQLLAKKEVWDQSTLDVGLTMQLLDCNFSDENVRAMAVQKLESLEDDDVLHYLLQLVQAVKFEPYHDSALARFLLKRGLRNKRIGHFLFWFLRSEIAQSMHYQQRFAVILEAYLRGCGKAMLHDFMKQVQVIELLHKVTMEIKSVSAEKYDVTSQVIAQLRQKLEKLQSSKLPESFRVPYDPGLRAGALVIEKCKVMASKKKPLWLEFKCADPTALSNETIGIIFKHGDDLRQDMLILQILRIMESIWEAESLDLCLLPYGCISTGNKIGMIEIVKDATTIAKIQQSTVGNTGAFKDEILNQWLKERCMIEEKFQAAVERFVYSCAGYCVATFVLGIGDRHNDNIMITETGNLFHIDFGHILGNYKSFLGINKERVPFVLTPDFLFVMGTSGKKTSLHFHKFQDVCVKAYLALRHHTNLLIILFSMMLMTGMPQLTSKEDIEYIRDALTVGKSEEDAKKHFLDQIEVCRDKGWTVQFNWFLHLVLGIKQGVEKHSA